The nucleotide sequence CCGGTCTCGGACAGGTTGTAGATCGGCGACGCGCGGGCGATCAGGTAGACGCCCGCGGTGACCATGGTCGCCGCGTGGATCAGCGCCGAGACCGGGGTCGGGCCCTCCATCGCGTCCGGCAGCCACGCCTGCAGCGGGAACTGACCGGACTTGCCGCAGGCACCGAGCAGGAGCAGCAGCGTGATCGCCAGGACCGTGCCACCGGAGACCTCGCCGATCCGGGCGAAGACCTCGGAGTACTGCAGGCTGCCGAGCTCCAGCCAGATCAGGAAGATCGCGATCGCCAGGCCGACGTCGCCGACCCGGTTCATGATGAAGGCCTTCTTAGCCGCGGTCGCCGCGGCCGGCCGGTCCTGATAGAACCCGATCAGCAGGTAGGACGCCAGGCCGACGCCCTCCCAGCCGAGGTAGAGCATCACGAAGTTGTTGCCCAGGACCAGCACCAGCATCGCCGCGACGAACAGGTTCAGCTGGGCGAAGAACCGCCTGCGGTTCGGGTCGTGGCTCATGTAGCCCACCGAGTAGAGGTGGATGAGCGCGCCGACACCGGTGATCAGCAGGACGAACGTGATCGACAGCGGATCGAGCCGGAGTCCGAAGTCGACGCCGAGCGCGCCGGACTCCATCCAGGACCAGAGCGACTGCTCGCGCAGCCGCTCGTCCGGACCGAGGCCGAGCGTCTGCGCGAAGATCGCGAGACCGATGACGAACGAGCCGACCACGGTCGCGACGCCGAGCCAGTGGCCCCAGGCATCGGCCCGGCGGCCCGCCATGAACAGGACGAGCGCACCGGCGGCGGGGAGCGCGATCAGCAACCAGGCCAGCGACGCGGCGCCGGTCGCCGGAGCCACGCCGTCCGCTGCCGCGACGGACTGTGCGAGTTGGAGGATCACCCGGGGGCTCCTAGTACTTGAGCAGGTTCGCGTCGTCCACGGAGGACGACTGACGGGTGCGGAAGATCGCGGTGATGATCGCGAGTCCGACGACCACCTCGCAGGCGGCGACGACCATCACGAACAGCGCCATCACCTGGCCGTCGAGGTTCCCGTGGATCCGGGAGAACGTGACCAGCGACAGGTTCACCGCGTTCAGCATCAGCTCGATGCACATGAACACCACGACCGCGTTGCGGCGGACCAGCACACCGACCGCGCCGATGGTGAACAACAGCGCGGAGAGCAGCAGGTAGTACTCGGGGGTCATCGGTGCTCTCCGGTATCGCCTGCGGGGCCCGCCCCGGTATCGCCTGCGGGGCCCGCCCCGGTGCCGCTCGCCTCGCCCGACTCGATCGTCCGGTCGGGTGCCGACCGCCCGGTCAGCGAGTGCGCGTCGGGCGTCGTGGTGTCCGGGACGTCCACCGACACCGACTCGATGATCTCGGAGAGGGACTCCGGTGCGATCGAGCCGTCCGGCAGCAGTGCGGGCACCGCCACCGAGTTCGCGGTGGCATAGACGCCCGGACCCGGCAGCGGCGAGACACGGGCGTGCTCGCCGCGCAGCCGGCGCAGCACCGTCTCGCGCTGGCTGAGCTTCGCGTGCAGCGAGCTCTGCGATCCGGTCAGCACCATCGCGCCGAGCGCGGCGACCATCAGCAGTGCCGCGGTCAGCTCGAACGCCAGCAGGTAGTCGGTGAAGATCAGCCGGCCGAGCCCGGGGACGTTGCCGTTCCAGCCGAGCCCGCCCTGTGCCAGACCGGCCGGGGTGACGTCGGTGAGCCCGCGGGACAGGCCGCCGACCAGCAGCGCGGCCAGCCCGACGCCGAAGACCAGTGCCGCGGCGCGCTGTCCGCGCAGCACCTCGATCACCGAGTCCTTGGAGTCCCGGCCGACCAGCATCAGCACGAACAGGAACAGCATCATCACCGCGCCGGTGTAGACGATGATCTGCACGAAGCCGAGGAACGGCGCGGACTGCACCAGGTACAGCACGGCGATCGAGAACATCGTCAGCACCAGCAGCAGCGCCGCGTGCACGGCGTGCCGGGCGAAGACCAGGCCGAGCGCGCCGGCCAGCGCCACCGGGCCGAGCACCCAGAACGCGATCGCCTCGCCGGTGCTGACCTCGCCGGCCGCCTGGGCCAGCGCCGCCGCGCCCGTGGTCGAGAACCGCTCGACGAGCGCGCTCACCGGATCTGCTCCCCGGTCTGGTCCAGGACCGACGTCTTCGCCAGGGTCGGGCCCTGCACGTAGTAGTCCTGCTCGTCCTCGCCGAGACGCATCGGGTGCGGCGGCTGCTCCATGCCGGGTAGCAGCGGAGCCATCAGCTGCTCCTTGGTGTAGATGAGGTCCTGCCGGTTGTCGTCGGCCAGCTCGTAGAAGTTGGTCATCGTCAGCGACCGGGTCGGGCAGGCCTCGATGCACAGGCCGCAGCCGATGCACCGCAGGTAGTTGATCTGGTAGATCGCGCCGTAGCGCTCACCCGGTGAGTACCGGGCCTCCTCGGTGTTGTCCCCGCCCTCGACGTAGATCGCGTCGGCCGGGCAGGCCCAGGCGCACAGCTCACAGCCGACGCACTTCTCCAGCCCGTCCGGGTGCCGGTTGAGCTGATGGCGACCGTGATAGCGGGGCGCGGCGGGCGGGAAGTCCTCCGGGTACTCCTCGGTGACGACCTTCTTGAACATCGTCGAGAAGGTGACGCCGAATCCCTTGAAGAAGTCGAACATCTACTCGGCCTCCTGTCCTGCCCGCACGGCCTTGCGGCGCTTCGGTGGTGACTCGGGGACCTCGAGGTCCAGTGGTGGCACCGGATAGTCCGATGCCGGCTCGACCGGTGGAGCCTGCACCTGCTTGTCCGGCAGCAGGAACGCCACCGCCAGCACGACGGCCAGCGCGAACCCGATCAGGGAGACCAGCAGCACGATGTTGTCGCCGCCGGTCGACTGGAAGGCGCGGATGCCGAAGATCGCGACGATCCAGACCAGCATCACCGGGACCAGGACCTTCCAGCCCAGCTTCATGAACTGGTCGTAGCGGAACCGGGGCAGGGTCCCGCGCAGCCAGATGAACATGAACAGGAACAGCAGGGTCTTCAGGATGAAGGCCACGAACTGCATCCAGCCGTACTCGTTGAGGAAGCTCAACGGCCACGGCCACATCCCGCCACCGAGGAACAGCGTCACCGCCATCGCCGAGACGGTCACCATGTTCACGTACTCGGCGAGGAAGAACAGCGCGAACTTCAGCGACGAGTACTCGGTGTGGAAACCACCGACCAGCTCGGACTCGGCCTCGGGCAGGTCGAACGGCGCCCGGTTGGTCTCGCCGACCATCGCGATCACGAACACCACGAAGCTCGGGAACAGCAGCCAGACGTACCAGCCCTGCGCCTGCGCCCCGACGATCGTCGCGGTGGACAGCGACCCGGCGTAGAGCACCACACCGACCACGGCCAGACCGAGCGCGATCTCGTAGGAGATGACCTGGGCGGCCGAGCGCAGCGAGCCCAGCAGCGAGTACGGCGAGCCGGACGCCCAGCCACCGAGAACGATGCCGTAGACACCGATCGAGGAGCAGGCCAACACCACCAGCACGCCGACCGGGACGTCGACCAGCTGCAGCACCGTCTGCTGCCCGAAGATCGTGACCTCACCGCCGAACGGGATCACCGACAGGGCCACGAACGCCGGGATCGTGGAGATGATCGGGGCGATGAAGTAGACCTTCTTGTCGGCCATCGCCGGCATGATGTCTTCCTTGAACGCCAGCTTCAGCCCGTCGGCGAGGCTCTGCAGCCAGCCACCGGGGCCGGTCCGGTTCGGACCGGGCCGGTGCTGCATCCGGCCGACGACCTTGCGCTCCCAGTTGATCATGAACAGGGTCAGCACGACCCCGATCACGAACAGGCCGAGCACCTTGAGCAGGGTCAGCCAGATCGGGTCGCTCGCCAGCAGCTCCTGGGTGCGGGTCAGACCGTCGGGGGTCTGGAGGAGGTTCACGACGCACTTCCGTTTCCGGTGGCCGGAACCACTCCGACCAGGTCACCGTGCCCGGCGCCGAGCGTGGGTCGCACGTGCGATCCGGGCGAGCAGGTGGGCAGCCACACCACGCCGTCCGGGGTGTCCGCGAGCGCGACCGGCAGCGTGATCGTGCCCCGGTCGGTCCGGACGGCAGCGTCCTCGCCCTCGGTCAGCCCGAGCCGCTCGGCGGTCGCCGCGTTCAGCTTCACGTAGGGCCGGCGTGC is from Pseudonocardia autotrophica and encodes:
- the nuoK gene encoding NADH-quinone oxidoreductase subunit NuoK — translated: MTPEYYLLLSALLFTIGAVGVLVRRNAVVVFMCIELMLNAVNLSLVTFSRIHGNLDGQVMALFVMVVAACEVVVGLAIITAIFRTRQSSSVDDANLLKY
- a CDS encoding NADH-quinone oxidoreductase subunit J, translated to MSALVERFSTTGAAALAQAAGEVSTGEAIAFWVLGPVALAGALGLVFARHAVHAALLLVLTMFSIAVLYLVQSAPFLGFVQIIVYTGAVMMLFLFVLMLVGRDSKDSVIEVLRGQRAAALVFGVGLAALLVGGLSRGLTDVTPAGLAQGGLGWNGNVPGLGRLIFTDYLLAFELTAALLMVAALGAMVLTGSQSSLHAKLSQRETVLRRLRGEHARVSPLPGPGVYATANSVAVPALLPDGSIAPESLSEIIESVSVDVPDTTTPDAHSLTGRSAPDRTIESGEASGTGAGPAGDTGAGPAGDTGEHR
- the nuoI gene encoding NADH-quinone oxidoreductase subunit NuoI encodes the protein MFDFFKGFGVTFSTMFKKVVTEEYPEDFPPAAPRYHGRHQLNRHPDGLEKCVGCELCAWACPADAIYVEGGDNTEEARYSPGERYGAIYQINYLRCIGCGLCIEACPTRSLTMTNFYELADDNRQDLIYTKEQLMAPLLPGMEQPPHPMRLGEDEQDYYVQGPTLAKTSVLDQTGEQIR
- the nuoH gene encoding NADH-quinone oxidoreductase subunit NuoH — encoded protein: MTRTQELLASDPIWLTLLKVLGLFVIGVVLTLFMINWERKVVGRMQHRPGPNRTGPGGWLQSLADGLKLAFKEDIMPAMADKKVYFIAPIISTIPAFVALSVIPFGGEVTIFGQQTVLQLVDVPVGVLVVLACSSIGVYGIVLGGWASGSPYSLLGSLRSAAQVISYEIALGLAVVGVVLYAGSLSTATIVGAQAQGWYVWLLFPSFVVFVIAMVGETNRAPFDLPEAESELVGGFHTEYSSLKFALFFLAEYVNMVTVSAMAVTLFLGGGMWPWPLSFLNEYGWMQFVAFILKTLLFLFMFIWLRGTLPRFRYDQFMKLGWKVLVPVMLVWIVAIFGIRAFQSTGGDNIVLLVSLIGFALAVVLAVAFLLPDKQVQAPPVEPASDYPVPPLDLEVPESPPKRRKAVRAGQEAE